From Daucus carota subsp. sativus chromosome 6, DH1 v3.0, whole genome shotgun sequence, the proteins below share one genomic window:
- the LOC108226854 gene encoding uncharacterized protein LOC108226854, which produces MANQLESLVESIKSKVRSLKKKKAKKPYLKMEKSSSVKVEIRSIKARKLIEKNLKAADNVIAKRGLF; this is translated from the coding sequence ATGGCGAATCAGTTGGAGAGTCTGGTGGAGTCGATAAAATCGAAGGTACGTTCgctaaagaaaaagaaagcgaAGAAGCCGTATTTGAAGATGGAAAAGAGCTCGAGTGTTAAAGTCGAGATCAGAAGCATAAAGGCTCGAAAACTCATCGAGAAAAATCTCAAAGCTGCGGATAATGTCATAGCTAAACGAGGCTTATTCTAG
- the LOC108226075 gene encoding uncharacterized protein LOC108226075: MKNAKTKKQPKIIYYLSAPLRLLSSCRDFYTNTLCDCGRIGHVGQMASYVAIPHQLSHSSFSRSSSFKESKDIEDLRELIRVMTLKNTEKHRTNANDGRKVKAIVDNSSSGRSYSGGVGQIGRIDEDAPCEFVQVVDVNKSSYPRCRSYARTTTRRVLL, encoded by the coding sequence ATGAAGAATGCAAAGACAAAGAAGCAACCCAAAATCATCTATTACCTCTCGGCACCTCTGAGATTACTTAGCAGTTGCAGAGATTTCTACACAAACACGCTCTGCGATTGTGGAAGGATAGGCCACGTAGGCCAGATGGCCAGCTACGTGGCAATACCTCATCAACTCTCACACTCCTCATTCTCGAGATCATCTAGTTTTAAGGAGAGCAAAGACATTGAGGATTTGAGGGAGCTTATTAGAGTGATGACTTTGAAGAACACCGAGAAGCATAGAACAAATGCAAATGATGGGAGAAAGGTGAAGGCCATTGTGGATAATAGTTCGAGTGGGAGGAGTTATAGTGGTGGGGTTGGCCAGATAGGGAGGATAGATGAAGATGCGCCTTGTGAGTTCGTCCAAGTTGTTGATGTTAACAAGAGTTCTTATCCGAGGTGTAGAAGCTATGCTCGGACCACGACTAGAAGAGTTTTACTTTAG